A genome region from Eremothecium gossypii ATCC 10895 chromosome VII, complete sequence includes the following:
- a CDS encoding RNA methyltransferase (Syntenic homolog of Saccharomyces cerevisiae YMR310C and YGR283C) translates to MPPKRRSSRAEADPVAQAKKKAVLKPAASKVNKKAQKASKPAARPKRPKKVLKVSSKTLNYTLCIPTSILDNCANLEQVTHALYQIAKAATLFNVGEIVVLDLGTDTDAAAPHLAASELEPRKRKIKFEDVTEKTETSNKKSASRLSGAMLIATLLQYFVTPRYLVSSVFKKKYSSYFNCAAKLPRLSALPFMRHLQTDQGRYREGLSVNMAKPAAAKKPSTRTKYINIGKDTMLELRSQQVPVNVRVTVDTVNKNVVSPAEAYGDYSGANAAYGYSVRVARTFADIFLGAGFAGGYTQSLWVNSADFFFDPAAQSSVRLDSKIPHVQKIIKPSLEELHEQPSVQPANLLLVFGKWKHLSDKFQQTKDQFDGASGAHDLFDGRLDLPGAPEGYICIEDSCMVALATLATYSVPTWSEPPVNSSL, encoded by the coding sequence ATGCCTCCTAAACGTCGCTCAAGCCGCGCGGAGGCGGACCCTGTGGCCCAGGCGAAGAAAAAGGCTGTGCTTAAGCCTGCAGCGAGCAAAGTCAATAAAAAAGCGCAGAAGGCTTCGAAGCCAGCCGCCCGGCCAAAGAGACCCAAGAAGGTCCTTAAGGTGTCCTCCAAAACGCTAAACTACACTCTGTGCATACCAACAAGCATACTGGATAACTGCGCGAACCTGGAGCAGGTGACTCACGCCCTGTACCAGATAGCAAAGGCTGCGACTCTATTTAACGTCGGCGAGATCGTCGTGCTCGACCTGGGCACCGACACGGATGCGGCCGCACCGCATTTGGCTGCTTCAGAACTGGAACCTCGCAAGCGCAAGATCAAATTCGAAGACGTAACCGAGAAGACGGAAACAAGCAACAAGAAATCTGCCAGCCGGCTGAGCGGCGCCATGCTGATTGCAACACTGCTACAGTATTTTGTGACCCCACGATACCTGGTTTCGTCCGTGTTCAAAAAGAAGTACAGCAGCTATTTTAATTGCGCTGCGAAACTGCCCCGGCTGTCGGCGCTGCCATTCATGCGGCACCTGCAAACGGACCAGGGTCGCTACAGAGAGGGCCTCTCGGTCAACATGGCGAAGCCCGCGGCGGCCAAAAAGCCATCAACACGCACCAAGTACATCAACATAGGCAAGGACACTATGCTTGAGCTGCGAAGCCAGCAGGTGCCGGTCAACGTCCGTGTGACAGTAGACACTGTTAATAAGAATGTCGTCTCGCCGGCAGAGGCCTACGGCGACTACTCTGGTGCCAATGCTGCATACGGATACAGCGTCCGTGTTGCACGCACCTTCGCCGACATCTTCCTGGGCGCCGGCTTTGCCGGCGGCTACACGCAGTCGCTCTGGGTTAACAGCGCGGATTTCTTCTTTGACCCTGCCGCACAGTCCAGTGTCCGCCTGGACTCCAAGATCCCGCACGTGCAGAAAATCATAAAGCCGTCGCTCGAGGAGCTTCATGAGCAGCCGTCCGTCCAGCCCGCGAACCTCCTCCTGGTCTTCGGCAAGTGGAAACATCTCTCCGACAAATTTCAGCAGACCAAGGACCAGTTCGACGGAGCCTCCGGCGCGCACGACCTCTTTGATGGCCGGCTCGACCTGCCCGGCGCCCCGGAGGGCTATATCTGCATCGAGGACAGCTGCATGGTTGCGTTGGCCACCTTAGCTACATACTCAGTGCCTACGTGGTCCGAGCCACCCGTCAATAGCTCTCTGTAG
- the GLC8 gene encoding PP1-complex regulatory subunit GLC8 (Syntenic homolog of Saccharomyces cerevisiae YMR311C (GLC8)) has protein sequence MGGILKNPLSPHEQETHNAEPESVTEFRQQVLKNTRLNAQMTTRRSSDLHNGAHGVPKDTLQLKRMHDEERLQWNQQNLDQNELTKQQFQDIHVDEPKTPYQGAIDPEGEYYKHDDDDDDDGDLENFTLGDPEYSVPVPPVAQNGEPEGSQEADDDQAAQRRRFEELRRKHYNVREAFSNRQLSEDEEE, from the coding sequence ATGGGCGGCATTCTGAAAAACCCTCTTTCTCCGCATGAACAGGAGACGCATAACGCGGAGCCTGAATCCGTGACCGAGTTCCGGCAGCAAGTGCTGAAGAACACACGGCTCAACGCACAGATGACCACCAGACGCAGCAGCGACCTGCATAATGGCGCACACGGCGTGCCGAAGGACACGCTGCAGCTCAAACGGATGCACGACGAAGAGCGGTTGCAATGGAACCAGCAGAACCTCGACCAGAACGAGCTCACGAAGCAGCAGTTCCAGGATATACATGTGGACGAGCCCAAGACGCCGTACCAGGGCGCTATCGACCCTGAAGGCGAATACTACAAGCAtgatgacgacgacgacgacgacggcGACCTCGAGAACTTTACTCTGGGCGACCCCGAGTACAGTGTCCCGGTGCCGCCGGTCGCGCAGAACGGCGAGCCCGAAGGCAGCCAGGAAGCGGACGATGACCAggctgcgcagcgccgccgcttCGAGGAGCTGCGCCGCAAGCATTACAACGTCAGAGAGGCGTTCAGTAACCGGCAGCTGAGtgaagatgaagaagagTAG
- the NIP1 gene encoding translation initiation factor eIF3 core subunit c (Syntenic homolog of Saccharomyces cerevisiae YMR309C (NIP1)): MSRFFSRGYHYDTASSSEDEELLTSSEEELMSSSEEEVVSDDSFFNDSESESAESDDDSDGKPYGPDWFKKPQFRKGGAPGGSGASRFLKGNADSSDESDDEGKKVVKSARDKLLDELNNTYNKIDAAEMTQDWTTILSEFESATKLLVKAQQQNMGTPNVFVRVVAQVEDLVAETSQAEIKNKIVAKAYNTVKQRVRKIARENEELLAKFRQHPEAFEKDSTVEFGQARDFDASDLTLMGRKVADRSAIVSSPSDFFSALRIVIDSRGKKGTDIQAQIKTMEELVSISKSPYESIIAYLNLIPIRFDACANLAYQPLEQWKASHNNVTSLLELLEANIESYHVTELAPRNEFIEEEPQPNENGVRMILGSVFTFVERLDDEFNKSLLNTDPHSSDYLDRLRDEQSVYNLILRSQLYLEKVLPEDTASKHLCRSFVRRLDHIYYKTSKLVDIVERAAWASVPANSSSKYITYSDDPDYNFKLVNTLCTVVSSEQEMLKRRATLYQIYYYALNNQFSKAKEMLVQSNVRNSINSQDPTIQILFNRVVVQLGLAAFKLCLVEDCHQILNEVSTASHLRDIMGQQSLQRVSNNISSNGTVTPTEMLCLPFHQHINLDLIDAVFMTCSLLIEIPHMAAFYSGIKVKRIPYSQKSIRRALEHYEKSSFQGPPETLRDHVIHAAKAMQRGNWAQCINYLRSISTWTLLGDKMEKVLEQLAERIQIESLKTYIFTYKRFYTKLSVQKLSELFSLPTEQVISVIQTLENTINIKGSLNEAKEMLIFDKGDEITKLEEVAIKLTKETKYQSERLNNVSQRQ, from the coding sequence ATGTCGCGTTTTTTCTCCCGTGGGTACCACTACGATACAGCGTCCTCGAGTGAGGATGAGGAACTGTTGACGTCgtccgaggaggagctTATGAGCTCTTCGGAAGAAGAGGTAGTGTCTGATGACTCTTTCTTCAATGATTCAGAATCCGAGAGCGCGGAATCAGATGATGATTCCGACGGCAAACCGTATGGGCCCGACTGGTTCAAGAAGCCGCAGTTCCGTAAGGGCGGAGCGCCAGGCGGAAGCGGTGCGAGCCGTTTCTTGAAAGGCAATGCAGACTCGTCTGACGAGTCTGACGACGAAGGAAAGAAGGTGGTGAAGTCTGCGCGCGACAAGCTACTCGACGAGCTAAACAACACCTACAACAAGATCGATGCTGCGGAAATGACGCAGGACTGGACGACGATCCTTTCCGAGTTTGAAAGCGCCACCAAGTTGTTGGTGAAGGCGCAGCAACAAAACATGGGCACGCCTAATGTCTTTGTAAGGGTGGTGGCGCAAGTCGAGGACCTGGTTGCCGAGACCTCGCAAGCAGAGATCAAAAACAAGATAGTAGCGAAGGCTTACAACACCGTGAAGCAGAGAGTGAGGAAAATTGCACGTGAAAATGAGGAACTATTGGCGAAGTTCCGTCAGCATCCAGAAGCTTTCGAGAAGGACTCAACTGTTGAGTTTGGTCAGGCGCGCGATTTCGATGCATCTGACTTGACCCTCATGGGCAGAAAGGTGGCCGACAGGTCTGCAATAGTGAGCTCGCCTTCTGACTTTTTCAGCGCTCTGCGTATTGTTATTGATTCCAGAGGTAAGAAGGGTACTGATATCCAAGCTCAGATTAAGACAATGGAAGAGCTGGTCAGTATTTCTAAGTCTCCATACGAATCTATTATTGCGTACTTGAACCTTATCCCCATTAGATTTGATGCATGTGCCAACTTGGCCTACCAACCTTTGGAGCAATGGAAGGCTTCCCACAACAATGTGACGTCCTTGTTGGAGTTGCTAGAGGCAAACATTGAGAGCTACCACGTTACTGAGTTGGCACCACGGAATGAATTCATTGAAGAAGAGCCACAACCAAACGAAAATGGTGTGAGAATGATCTTGGGCTCCGTCTTCACTTTCGTTGAGAGACTTGATGATGAATTTAACAAATCTTTACTAAACACCGACCCTCACTCTAGTGACTACTTGGACAGACTACGGGACGAACAATCGGTCTACAATCTAATTTTGAGATCTCAACTATATCTTGAGAAGGTCCTTCCAGAAGACACTGCCTCTAAGCACCTATGTCGCTCTTTCGTCAGAAGACTAGACCATATCTACTATAAGACCTCCAAGCTAGTGGACATTGTTGAGCGTGCTGCATGGGCCAGTGTTCCAGCAAACTCCTCTTCCAAGTACATCACCTACTCTGATGACCCAGACTACAACTTCAAGCTGGTCAACACTTTGTGTACTGTTGTGTCATCGGAACAAGAGATGTTGAAGAGGCGTGCCACGTTGTACCAGATCTATTACTATGCATTGAACAACCAGTTCTCTAAGGCAAAGGAGATGCTTGTTCAGTCAAACGTGAGAAACTCTATCAATTCCCAGGATCCAACCATCCAGATCTTGTTCAACAGAGTTGTGGTACAACTTGGTCTAGCTGCATTCAAACTATGTTTGGTTGAAGATTGTCACCAGATTTTGAACGAGGTCTCTACTGCGTCTCATCTTCGGGATATCATGGGGCAGCAATCTTTGCAGAGAGTTTCCAATAACATCAGCAGCAACGGTACAGTCACTCCAACGGAAATGCTATGTCTACCTTTCCACCAACACATCAACTTGGATTTGATCGATGCTGTTTTCATGACTTGCTCCCTACTGATTGAGATTCCACACATGGCTGCATTCTACTCGGGGATCAAGGTGAAAAGAATCCCATACTCTCAAAAATCCATCCGCCGTGCTCTAGAGCATTATGAAAAATCCAGCTTCCAGGGTCCTCCAGAAACTTTGAGAGACCATGTTATCCATGCTGCCAAAGCTATGCAGAGAGGTAACTGGGCGCAGTGTATTAACTACCTACGTTCCATCTCGACGTGGACCTTACTAGGTGACAAGATGGAGAAAGTCCTTGAGCAGTTGGCTGAGAGAATACAAATAGAGTCCTTGAAGACTTACATTTTCACATACAAGAGATTCTACACCAAGCTTTCCGTTCAGAAGCTGTCGGAGCTCTTCAGCCTACCAACCGAACAGGTTATCAGTGTGATCCAAACGCTGGAGAACACAATTAATATCAAGGGTTCTCTAAATGAAGCCAAGGAAATGCTCATCTTTGACAAGGGTGATGAGATAACGAAGCTAGAGGAGGTTGCCATCAAGTTGACCAAGGAAACAAAATACCAGAGTGAGCGTCTCAACAACGTTTCACAACGTCAATAA
- the TGL3 gene encoding bifunctional triglyceride lipase/lysophosphatidylethanolamine acyltransferase (Syntenic homolog of Saccharomyces cerevisiae YMR313C (TGL3)) yields MWVKRYLLVVLYALLNHIPKTVWEVLQVVVDILAFWVRKFFVSLRPMSRTMYHNAIAELDRCTTFEEWIEKARVVDEITGADLWRRNFVSKRYDFNSVLNQYGIITEALDDEDLGLLMQKFSTVGPAMLRNFAGILDKRLFTKSLCGTKLLVELYLDKVLECLHFMSESRLVPLSFFQRCKLSLGTTALVLQGGSLFGLYHLGVIKGFLLQRLLPNIISGSSMGACIASLCTTMTNDELEEVFTGDRLLEMIKEDITLLKKCGYGNIDQNLSLGTLIQNVVHKSISKDVNLFIQYVKKNIVKDQTFEEAFQRTGKILNIVVHPTDRNVCPILLNYVTTPNVLISSAIDCSLGSDVASSDTKLLCKNLQNEIIDYLPSDKHVTFMAPQNVIATGLVASPYTRLTELFNVNNFIVSLARPYLAPLVMGDLKHEIRTSKYYYYKSYPRYDLGSLSPKNLFNLEDVEPLAFKLKYHIERKLKHILTLELRHRVDVLGNLGLLSHWIQKFAIDEKIPRSATEVTIVPKLKSLSISRVIEGQLDNIPYWIRCGEQSCWPVLSLVKTRCAVEYTLDDIIRQRRSSIMA; encoded by the coding sequence ATGTGGGTGAAGAGGTATCTACTGGTGGTGTTATATGCGCTGCTGAATCATATTCCGAAGACAGTGTGGGAAGTGCTACAGGTGGTGGTGGACATCCTGGCGTTCTGGGTGCGGAAGTTCTTTGTGTCGCTGCGGCCCATGTCGCGGACAATGTACCACAACGCAATTGCCGAGCTGGACCGGTGCACGACGTTCGAAGAGTGGATCGAGAAGGCGCGGGTGGTGGACGAGATCACCGGGGCGGACCTGTGGCGGAGGAACTTCGTGTCGAAGCGGTACGACTTCAACTCGGTGCTAAACCAGTACGGGATCATCACGGAGGCGCTAGACGACGAGGACCTGGGACTGCTGATGCAGAAGTTCTCGACGGTGGGGCCTGCGATGCTGCGGAACTTCGCGGGGATCCTGGACAAGCGCCTGTTCACGAAGTCGCTGTGCGGCACGAAGCTGCTGGTCGAGCTGTACCTGGACAAGGTGCTGGAATGCCTGCACTTTATGAGCGAGTCGCGACTGGTTCCGCTGTCCTTTTTCCAGCGGTGCAAGCTGTCGCTGGGCACCAcggcgctggtgctgcaggGCGGGTCGTTGTTCGGGCTGTACCACCTGGGGGTCATCAAGGGCTTCCTGCTGCAGCGTCTGTTGCCAAACATCATCAGCGGCAGCTCGATGGGCGCGTGCATTGCGAGTCTGTGCACGACCATGACGAACGATGAGCTGGAGGAAGTCTTCACGGGAGACCGGCTGCTGGAGATGATCAAGGAGGACATCACACTGCTCAAAAAATGCGGCTATGGGAACATCGACCAGAACCTGAGCCTAGGGACGCTCATACAGAACGTGGTGCACAAGAGCATTTCCAAGGACGTGAACCTCTTCATCCAGTACGTGAAGAAGAACATTGTGAAGGACCAGACGTTTGAGGAGGCATTTCAGCGCACGGGTAAGATTCTGAACATCGTCGTCCACCCGACGGATCGCAACGTCTGTCCTATTCTGCTCAATTACGTGACTACTCCTAACGTACTCATATCGTCTGCCATTGACTGCAGTTTGGGTTCGGATGTGGCATCCAGCGACACCAAATTGCTGTGCAAGAACCTGCAAAATGAAATAATTGACTATCTACCGTCAGACAAGCACGTTACATTCATGGCCCCTCAGAATGTCATCGCCACGGGGCTGGTAGCATCGCCTTATACCCGCCTGACGGAACTTTTCAATGTGAATAACTTCATTGTGTCATTGGCCAGGCCCTACCTTGCGCCACTAGTTATGGGCGACTTGAAGCACGAGATCAGGACATCGAAGTACTACTACTACAAATCGTATCCGAGATATGACCTGGGCTCTCTCTCACCAAAGAACCTTTTCAACTTGGAGGATGTTGAACCCTTGGCCTTCAAGCTGAAATACCACATAGAACGCAAACTAAAGCACATATTAACGCTGGAACTTCGACACCGCGTGGACGTACTGGGCAACCTAGGCCTACTTTCTCACTGGATTCAAAAGTTTGCCATCGACGAGAAAATACCGAGAAGCGCTACTGAAGTCACTATAGTGCCAAAACTAAAGTCATTAAGTATCAGTAGGGTGATTGAGGGGCAATTGGACAATATTCCATATTGGATTCGGTGTGGCGAACAAAGCTGCTGGCCGGTTTTGTCTTTGGTAAAAACGCGCTGCGCTGTTGAGTATACATTGGATGATATTATCAGGCAGAGGAGGAGCAGTATCATGGCGTGA
- the BGL2 gene encoding glucan 1,3-beta-glucosidase (Syntenic homolog of Saccharomyces cerevisiae YGR282C (BGL2) Newly annotated start codon according to experimentaly determined 5 end of mRNA using 5 RACE.) encodes MRFSATVSAALLGASSVHAMGDLAFNLGVKKHDGTCKYTQDYLDDFEALRPYTDTVKVYSTSDCNTLQFLGPAADRAGFKLWVGVWPDDDAHFSMEKDALKTYLPWIKSDTVRGFLVGSEALYRDDMPAEDLAKRINEVRNFVKDIKDINGNSFSGKPVGTVDSWNVIVDGRSRPVIEASDLVMANAFSYWQGQTMQNASYSFFDDIMQALQTVQTVKGSSDISFYVGETGWPTEGSSFETSQPSLENAKQFWKEGICAMRSWGINTIVFEAFDEDWKPDTSGISDVEKHWGVFTADRKPKFNLSCD; translated from the coding sequence ATGCGTTTCTCTGCCACTGTTTCCGCAGCTCTGCTTGGTGCCTCGTCTGTACACGCTATGGGCGATTTGGCCTTCAACCTAGGTGTGAAGAAGCACGACGGTACCTGCAAGTACACTCAGGACTACCTCGACGACTTCGAGGCCTTGCGCCCCTACACGGACACGGTCAAAGTCTACTCTACCTCTGACTGCAACACGTTGCAGTTCTTGGGTCCTGCTGCGGACCGTGCTGGCTTCAAGCTATGGGTCGGTGTCTGGCCAGACGACGACGCTCACTTTTCGATGGAGAAGGATGCGCTCAAGACCTACTTGCCATGGATCAAGTCGGACACGGTGCGCGGCTTCCTAGTTGGCTCCGAGGCCCTATACCGTGACGACATGCCGGCTGAGGACCTAGCCAAGCGGATCAACGAAGTCCGCAACTTCGTCAAGGACATCAAGGACATCAACGGAAACAGCTTCTCGGGCAAGCCTGTGGGAACTGTTGACTCCTGGAACGTTATTGTCGACGGCCGCTCGCGCCCAGTCATCGAGGCCTCCGACCTTGTCATGGCCAACGCCTTCTCCTACTGGCAGGGACAGACAATGCAGAACGCCTCGTACTCCTTCTTTGATGACATCATGCAAGCTCTGCAGACCGTCCAGACCGTCAAGGGCTCGAGCGACATCTCGTTCTATGTCGGTGAGACCGGCTGGCCAACCGAGGGTAGCAGCTTCGAGACTTCTCAGCCATCTTTGGAGAACGCTAAGCAATTCTGGAAGGAGGGAATCTGCGCTATGCGTTCTTGGGGCATTAACACCATTGTCTTTGAGGCATTCGACGAGGACTGGAAGCCAGACACCTCCGGTATCAGCGATGTCGAAAAGCACTGGGGTGTTTTTACCGCCGACAGAAAGCCCAAGTTCAACTTGAGCTGTGACTAA
- the ELP6 gene encoding Elongator subunit ELP6 (Syntenic homolog of Saccharomyces cerevisiae YMR312W (ELP6)), translated as MTGQRQDLLVFSDQSVISRRLLQDGMHHLIMVPHRLGTSPRWLISALAEAFIFGTPVSLNEQQSAAAKAQRPHNTEATRGPAVTVASFMHDAAHYQNVFSKLKLPSQAVRIVDVFTDLVKQNIGKPGAAVLERLLESIPDQRNGGIIIEQPEVLLSLFRLTSDELHLNFINPLMKKCAVLVVVTSVDGFDGGDYERASKDAIEFMRFPTAAFHKSIAVLSLRPLDTGRAKDVTGILQVTQGGSLEESDVHVVENEYLFHVQKESIKLFYR; from the coding sequence ATGACTGGCCAGAGACAGGATTTACTAGTATTCAGCGATCAGAGTGTAATATCGCGTCGGTTACTGCAGGATGGAATGCACCATCTAATAATGGTACCTCATCGGCTTGGTACCTCTCCAAGGTGGCTAATAAGCGCATTAGCCGAGGCTTTTATATTTGGGACGCCTGTATCTCTCAATGAACAGCAATCCGCGGCTGCGAAGGCCCAGCGGCCGCACAATACGGAGGCCACAAGAGGGCCTGCGGTAACCGTGGCATCCTTCATGCACGATGCAGCGCACTATCAAAACGTGTTCAGTAAGCTGAAACTGCCTTCTCAGGCTGTGCGTATAGTGGATGTGTTCACAGACCTGGTAAAGCAAAACATAGGCAAACCTGGTGCAGCGGTGTTGGAGCGTCTCTTAGAAAGCATACCAGACCAGCGCAATGGCGGTATAATCATAGAGCAACCTGAGGTACTACTGTCTCTGTTTCGCTTGACGAGTGATGAGCTTCACCTAAACTTCATCAACCCTTTAATGAAGAAATGCGCTGTGCTGGTCGTCGTGACATCGGTGGATGGCTTCGACGGCGGTGATTATGAGCGTGCATCCAAAGATGCCATAGAGTTCATGCGGTTTCCGACAGCCGCATTTCACAAGAGCATTGCAGTGCTTTCTTTACGTCCATTGGATACAGGCAGGGCGAAGGACGTGACTGGCATTTTGCAGGTCACGCAGGGAGGGTCGCTGGAGGAGAGCGATGTGCATGTTGTGGAGAATGAGTACCTCTTCCACGTTCAGAAAGAAAGTATAAAATTGTTTTACCGATAA
- the ERV29 gene encoding protein ERV29 (Syntenic homolog of Saccharomyces cerevisiae YGR284C (ERV29)) yields the protein MSYRGHNYNAMAPGGQTFSNSPYTSNMGSTGARGRSSELFQKFERFAKRIEDVTDHPLVQRFVPYTPLIARFFIVATFYEDSIRILSQWPEQVSFLSYYRRYPRVFVVLFLMVVAVLMMVGATMILLRKQQLYATAILCACIISQGFVYGLFSGTSFVLRNFSVIGGLLITFGDSIVQKRITFGMLPELTSRDGRTKGYILLAGRILIVLMFVTFTFGKSWLTVFLTIAGTVCIAVGYKTKFASIILCLILTFYNVTLNNYWLYGYAKRDFLKYEFYQNLNIIGGLLLVLNTGAGTISFDEKKKIY from the coding sequence ATGTCGTACAGAGGCCATAACTACAACGCAATGGCACCCGGGGGGCAGACGTTCTCCAACAGTCCATATACGAGCAATATGGGGTCCACGGGGGCTCGCGGGCGCAGCTCAGAGCTGTTCCAGAAGTTCGAGCGATTTGCGAAGCGCATAGAGGACGTGACGGACCACCCGCTGGTGCAGCGGTTCGTGCCGTACACACCGCTGATTGCGCGGTTTTTTATTGTGGCCACGTTCTACGAAGACTCGATCCGGATTCTGTCGCAATGGCCGGAGCAGGTGTCGTTTCTATCCTACTACCGGCGCTACCCCCGAGTTTTCGTAGTGCTGTTTTTGATGGTGGTCGCGGTGCTGATGATGGTGGGGGCCACGATGATCCTGCTGCGCAAGCAGCAGCTGTATGCGACTGCGATCCTATGCGCGTGTATCATCTCCCAGGGATTTGTGTACGGGCTGTTCTCCGGCACCTCCTTCGTGTTGCGGAATTTCAGCGTAATCGGCGGGTTGCTGATTACCTTCGGTGACTCCATCGTGCAGAAGCGCATCACATTCGGCATGCTGCCGGAGCTAACCAGCAGGGACGGCCGCACCAAGGGCTACATCCTGCTTGCCGGCCGCATACTCATAGTTCTTATGTTTGTGACCTTTACCTTCGGCAAGAGCTGGTTGACTGTGTTCCTCACCATCGCGGGCACCGTGTGCATCGCCGTCGGCTACAAGACCAAGTTTGCCTCCATCATTCTTTGCCTGATCCTCACCTTTTACAACGTCACTCTCAATAACTACTGGTTGTACGGCTATGCCAAGAGAGACTTCTTGAAGTACGAGTTCTACCAAAACCTAAACATCATCGGTGGCCTGCTTCTAGTCCTGAACACCGGCGCCGGCACCATCTCGTTTGACGAGAAGAAAAAGATCTACTGA
- the ZUO1 gene encoding zuotin (Syntenic homolog of Saccharomyces cerevisiae YGR285C (ZUO1)) encodes MISLPALTGDITIAAAKDAKLSEPVRRPIEPVGKHFLHHAQRILRNHTWSEFEKLQAEQNVKQVEDSNVDPDELLFDEELVDEDLLTLEARDWKSADLYAAMGLSKLRYKATQAQIIKAHRKQVLKHHPDKKSAAGASLEEDNFFKIIQKAFETLTDPVKRAQFDSCDFNADVQPPKKGSHVDFFEGWGPVFEAEARFSKKQPVPSLGTIESSKEEVEKFYSFWNRFDSWRSFEFLDEEVPDDSSNRDHKRYIERKNIAARNKKKTADNARLAKLVERAMSEDPRIKTFKEAEKREKERRKWEREAGARAEAEAKAKAEAEAKAAAEAAAANAAAAKADKKKAKEAAKAAKKKNKRAIRNAPKDAEYFGDAASAAAIDEQVGHIVDALEDEQLGELVESIKADAKAALQGAAKGLADAGKLPASLLSYFL; translated from the coding sequence ATGATCTCCCTACCTGCTTTAACCGGTGACATTACCATAGCTGCAGCCAAGGATGCTAAGCTATCCGAGCCTGTGAGACGGCCAATTGAACCTGTCGGGAAGCACTTCCTGCACCACGCGCAGAGAATTTTGAGAAACCATACTTGGTCCGAATTTGAGAAGCTCCAAGCCGAGCAAAACGTTAAGCAAGTCGAGGACTCAAACGTCGACCCTGATGAGCTACTTTTCGACGAGGAGCTTGTGGATGAAGACCTCTTGACGCTAGAGGCCAGAGACTGGAAGTCCGCGGATCTGTATGCCGCCATGGGTCTGTCCAAGCTGCGCTACAAGGCTACACAAGCGCAGATCATCAAAGCGCACAGAAAGCAGGTCCTAAAACACCACCCCGACAAGAAGTCCGCCGCCGGTGCCTCTTTGGAGGAGGATAACTTCTTCAAGATCATCCAGAAGGCCTTCGAGACCCTGACGGACCCTGTCAAGCGCGCGCAGTTTGACTCGTGCGACTTCAACGCTGACGTCCAGCCACCAAAGAAGGGCTCTCACGTGGACTTCTTCGAGGGCTGGGGCCCTGTGTTTGAGGCCGAGGCGCGCTTCTCGAAGAAGCAGCCGGTGCCTAGCCTGGGCACTATCGAGTCCTCCAAGGAGGAGGTCGAGAAGTTCTACAGTTTCTGGAACAGATTCGACTCCTGGAGATCGTTCGAGTTTCTTGACGAGGAGGTCCCAGACGACTCGTCGAACAGAGACCACAAGCGTTACATCGAGCGCAAGAACATTGCTGCCAGAAACAAGAAGAAGACGGCTGATAACGCCCGTCTTGCCAAACTGGTCGAGCGCGCCATGTCCGAGGACCCACGTATCAAGACCTTCAAGGAGGCCGAGAAGCGCGAGAAGGAGCGCCGCAAGTGGGAGCGCGAGgccggcgcccgcgcaGAGGCCGAGGCCAAGGCCAAGGCAGAGGCCGAGGCCAAGGCTGCCGCCGAGGCTGCCGCTGCAAACGCCGCTGCCGCCAAGGCCGACAAGAAAAAGGCCAAGGAGGCCGCCAAAGCCGCCAAGAAAAAGAACAAGCGTGCGATCCGGAACGCGCCCAAGGACGCTGAGTACTTTGGCGACGCCGctagcgccgccgccatCGATGAGCAGGTCGGCCACATTGTTGATGCCCTTGAGGATGAGCAACTCGGCGAACTTGTTGAGAGCATTAAGGCCGACGCTAAGGCCGCCCTGCAGGGCGCCGCCAAGGGCCTTGCCGACGCCGGCAAGCTGCCCGCGTCCCTGCTATCCTACTTTTTGTAG